A region from the Streptomyces sp. 3214.6 genome encodes:
- a CDS encoding glutamine synthetase family protein, producing the protein MTTLADPVPGGRPGDVERASALGGELSGAGVQGVVLAYVDTAGVGRVKTIPTARLASAAAWGVGMSPVFDTFLANDHIVATDVLGSPDGDLRLYPDLDGLVVLAGQPGWAWAPVDRVTQDGERHPGCSRTFLRRVVADAARVHGLAFKAAVEIEWAVGLDSAPAGEFVPATSGPAYSATRQVELSAYTADLLAACAAQGVDVDQVHPEYAPGQFEISVGALDPVAAADRSVLARQTIRAVAQRHGLRVSFSPAVLAQGVGNGGHVHLSAWRDGTNLHAGGDRRYGMTADAEAFAAGVLARLPALTAVTAPSPASYLRLKPSQWAGVFTAWGLETRECAVRLVRGTAGRRAEQANLEVKPVDLAANPYLALGAVIAAGLDGLASGAVLPEETAGDPVRLGADEAAARGVRRLPTSLGEAVAAFRGDEVLRAALGPVLADAVSAVRQGEIDAVDGLDDERVAAAYRWRY; encoded by the coding sequence ATGACCACCCTTGCCGATCCCGTCCCCGGCGGACGCCCGGGAGACGTCGAGCGGGCGAGCGCGCTCGGCGGCGAACTGTCCGGCGCGGGCGTGCAGGGAGTCGTCCTGGCCTATGTCGACACGGCGGGCGTCGGCCGGGTGAAGACGATCCCGACGGCCCGGCTGGCCTCGGCGGCGGCCTGGGGCGTCGGGATGTCCCCGGTGTTCGACACGTTCCTGGCGAACGACCACATCGTCGCCACCGACGTGCTGGGCTCCCCGGACGGCGATCTGCGCCTGTACCCGGACCTCGACGGGCTCGTGGTGCTGGCGGGGCAGCCTGGCTGGGCGTGGGCGCCGGTCGACCGCGTCACGCAGGACGGCGAGCGGCACCCGGGCTGCTCGCGCACCTTCCTGCGCCGCGTCGTCGCGGACGCGGCCCGCGTCCACGGCCTGGCCTTCAAAGCGGCCGTCGAGATCGAGTGGGCGGTCGGCCTGGACTCGGCGCCCGCCGGGGAGTTCGTCCCGGCGACGTCCGGCCCCGCGTACAGCGCGACCCGGCAGGTCGAGTTGAGCGCGTACACCGCCGATCTGCTGGCCGCGTGCGCGGCGCAGGGCGTGGACGTCGACCAGGTCCATCCCGAGTACGCGCCCGGCCAGTTCGAGATCTCCGTCGGCGCCCTGGACCCGGTGGCGGCGGCCGACCGCAGCGTCCTCGCCCGCCAGACGATCCGCGCGGTGGCGCAACGTCACGGCCTGCGGGTCTCCTTCTCCCCTGCGGTCCTCGCACAGGGCGTCGGCAACGGCGGGCACGTCCACCTGTCGGCCTGGCGCGACGGCACGAACCTGCACGCGGGCGGCGACCGGCGGTACGGCATGACGGCCGACGCGGAGGCGTTCGCGGCCGGTGTCCTGGCCCGCCTCCCGGCCCTCACCGCGGTGACCGCGCCGAGCCCGGCGAGCTATCTGCGCCTCAAACCCTCCCAGTGGGCGGGGGTGTTCACGGCCTGGGGTCTGGAGACCCGCGAGTGCGCGGTGCGTCTGGTGCGAGGCACGGCGGGGCGGCGCGCGGAGCAGGCGAACCTGGAGGTCAAGCCGGTCGACCTGGCCGCCAACCCGTATCTCGCCCTGGGCGCTGTGATCGCCGCCGGACTGGACGGGCTCGCGTCGGGCGCCGTCCTTCCCGAGGAGACAGCCGGTGATCCGGTGCGGCTCGGCGCGGACGAGGCCGCCGCCCGGGGCGTACGCCGGCTGCCGACCTCGCTCGGTGAGGCGGTCGCCGCGTTCCGCGGGGACGAGGTGCTGCGGGCGGCGCTCGGCCCGGTCCTCGCCGACGCGGTGAGCGCCGTACGGCAGGGCGAGATCGACGCCGTCGACGGGCTCGACGACGAGCGGGTGGCCGCCGCGTACCGCTGGAGGTACTGA
- a CDS encoding amidohydrolase family protein, with protein MPGGPVHEALAGLELVDHHCHGVVTGPLDRPGFEALLTEGDPWPGVSTFDTPAGVAVRRHCAPLLGLERHAPADVYLARRAELGPQEVNRRFLAAARTGVFCVDTGFAPHRITSPAELAGAAGGAVAHEVVRLESVAEAVTARGVEAGGYADAFRAAALDAVRRPGVVAVKSVAAYRTGFDLDPVRPSDADVTRAARRWLARGGRLADPVLVRHLLWTAVDLGLPLQLHTGFGDDDIRLHRVDPTRLTDWLHLTAGTIPVLLLHCWPYQRQAGYLAAVFEQVYLDVGLTLHHVGPARARAILEEALEITPFRKLLYSSDAYGVAEFYALGALAFRRGLGDLLQDRVDADELGLPDALRLARWAGADNARRVYRLPDGH; from the coding sequence ATGCCCGGCGGACCGGTCCACGAGGCGCTCGCCGGGCTGGAGTTGGTGGACCACCACTGCCACGGCGTCGTCACGGGCCCCCTGGACCGGCCGGGCTTCGAGGCCCTGCTCACCGAGGGCGACCCATGGCCCGGCGTCTCGACCTTCGACACCCCGGCGGGCGTGGCCGTGCGCCGCCACTGCGCGCCTCTGCTCGGCCTGGAGCGGCACGCACCGGCCGACGTCTATCTGGCCCGCCGCGCCGAACTGGGCCCGCAGGAGGTGAACCGCCGGTTCCTCGCCGCGGCCCGGACCGGCGTGTTCTGCGTCGACACCGGGTTCGCCCCGCACCGCATCACGTCGCCCGCCGAACTGGCCGGGGCGGCCGGCGGGGCGGTCGCCCACGAGGTCGTACGGCTGGAGTCCGTCGCGGAGGCGGTGACCGCGCGGGGCGTCGAGGCCGGCGGGTACGCCGACGCGTTCCGGGCGGCGGCGCTGGACGCGGTACGACGGCCGGGGGTGGTCGCGGTGAAGTCGGTGGCCGCGTACCGCACGGGCTTCGACCTGGACCCGGTGCGGCCCTCGGACGCCGACGTCACCCGGGCCGCGCGGCGCTGGCTGGCGCGCGGCGGACGGCTGGCCGACCCGGTGCTGGTCCGGCATCTGCTGTGGACCGCCGTCGACCTGGGGCTGCCGCTGCAACTGCACACCGGCTTCGGTGACGACGACATCCGGCTGCACCGGGTGGATCCGACACGTCTCACGGACTGGCTGCACCTGACGGCGGGCACGATCCCGGTGCTGCTCCTGCACTGCTGGCCCTACCAGCGGCAGGCCGGCTATCTGGCCGCGGTGTTCGAGCAGGTGTACCTGGACGTGGGGCTCACCCTGCACCATGTGGGTCCGGCGCGGGCGCGGGCCATCCTGGAGGAGGCGTTGGAGATCACACCGTTCCGCAAACTGCTGTACAGCTCCGACGCTTATGGTGTGGCGGAGTTCTATGCGCTCGGCGCGCTGGCGTTCCGCCGGGGACTGGGGGATCTGCTCCAGGACCGGGTGGACGCCGACGAGCTGGGCCTGCCCGACGCGCTGCGCCTGGCGCGCTGGGCCGGAGCGGACAATGCCCGCCGGGTCTACCGGCTTCCCGACGGACACTGA
- a CDS encoding amidohydrolase codes for MSAPADVARLTREITSGLEPGGLEDFYTDLHRHPELSFQEHRTAAKLAQRLRTAGYEVTEGVARTGVVGVLANGDGPVVWLRGDMDALPVREATGLTYASTVDGLMHACGHDLHITWLAAAAEVLAAARGTWSGTLVVVGQPAEEAEGGAAAMVADGVHVRFPRPDVLFGQHAAPGLAGFYPHTPGLTLSAADDIDVVVHGVGGHGSRPESTVDPVVTAAYIVTRLQTVVAREVAASESAVLTVGRFHAGTKPNIIPAEARLALNVRSQDTRVRERVLTAIRRIVEGECAAAGCPVPPEVTVHPGYPNTVNDPALDGEIAAVHRELFGDHTVFDFGQAMGSEDFSLLAPPGVPYDYWYVTSTPAPVWEAAPGQELREKFEGVPGNHSPLFAPDLSVLVPGVRTLVSAALSRLAG; via the coding sequence ATGAGCGCACCGGCCGATGTCGCCCGCCTGACCCGGGAGATCACCTCCGGGCTCGAACCCGGGGGCCTGGAGGACTTCTACACAGACCTGCACCGGCACCCCGAGCTGTCCTTCCAGGAACACCGCACCGCCGCGAAGCTCGCGCAGCGGCTGCGCACGGCCGGGTACGAGGTGACGGAAGGGGTGGCCCGCACCGGCGTGGTGGGTGTGCTCGCCAACGGCGACGGGCCGGTGGTGTGGCTGCGCGGGGACATGGACGCGCTGCCCGTGCGGGAGGCGACCGGCCTGACGTACGCCTCCACCGTCGACGGGCTGATGCACGCCTGCGGGCACGACCTGCACATCACCTGGCTGGCGGCCGCCGCCGAGGTGCTCGCCGCGGCCCGCGGGACCTGGTCGGGGACGCTCGTCGTGGTGGGGCAGCCCGCCGAGGAGGCCGAGGGCGGTGCGGCGGCGATGGTCGCGGACGGCGTCCACGTCCGCTTCCCGCGCCCCGACGTGCTGTTCGGCCAGCACGCCGCGCCCGGGCTCGCCGGGTTCTACCCGCACACCCCCGGCCTGACCCTGTCGGCGGCGGACGACATCGACGTCGTCGTGCACGGCGTGGGCGGCCACGGTTCACGGCCCGAGTCGACCGTCGACCCGGTGGTGACGGCCGCGTACATCGTGACCAGGCTGCAGACCGTCGTCGCGCGCGAGGTCGCGGCGAGCGAGTCGGCGGTGCTGACGGTGGGTCGCTTCCATGCCGGTACGAAACCCAACATCATCCCCGCCGAGGCCCGGCTCGCACTCAACGTGCGCAGCCAGGACACCCGGGTGCGCGAGCGCGTCCTCACCGCGATCCGGCGGATCGTCGAGGGGGAGTGCGCCGCCGCGGGATGCCCGGTTCCGCCCGAGGTCACCGTCCATCCCGGCTACCCGAACACCGTCAACGACCCTGCCCTGGACGGGGAGATCGCCGCCGTGCACCGCGAACTCTTCGGCGACCACACGGTGTTCGACTTCGGCCAGGCGATGGGCAGCGAGGACTTCTCCCTCCTCGCCCCGCCGGGCGTGCCGTACGACTACTGGTACGTGACCTCGACCCCCGCCCCCGTGTGGGAGGCGGCGCCGGGGCAGGAGCTGCGGGAGAAGTTCGAGGGAGTGCCGGGAAACCACAGCCCGCTGTTCGCACCGGACCTGTCGGTGCTGGTGCCGGGCGTACGCACCCTGGTGTCGGCGGCGCTGTCCCGGCTCGCCGGCTGA
- a CDS encoding SAM-dependent methyltransferase: MAGTGPGHGRDAGRGSHVSGPTRLDTSVAHNARVWNYWIGGKDNYQVDQRVGEHVAGMFPLIREIARADRWFLGQAVRFLAEERGIRQFLDIGTGLPTADNTHEIAQRIAPESRIVYVDNDPIVLAHARTLLTGTAEGVTDYIDADVHDPAAILRRAAGTLDFTRPVAVMMLGILNFVLDVEAAREIVRKVMADLPSGSFLVLTHPTHDSAVGGEGQIPAMKFWNENAKPPITARSGAEIAAFFEGLELLEPGLVSCSRWRGEADSLAVVPQYGAVAVKP, encoded by the coding sequence ATGGCGGGCACAGGCCCGGGACACGGGCGGGATGCGGGAAGGGGCTCTCACGTGAGCGGGCCGACACGACTGGACACGAGCGTGGCGCACAACGCGCGGGTGTGGAACTACTGGATCGGCGGCAAGGACAACTACCAGGTCGACCAGCGGGTCGGCGAGCATGTCGCCGGGATGTTCCCGCTGATCCGGGAGATCGCCCGCGCGGACCGCTGGTTCCTGGGGCAGGCGGTGCGGTTCCTGGCCGAGGAGCGCGGGATCCGGCAGTTCCTCGACATCGGCACGGGGCTGCCGACCGCCGACAACACCCACGAGATCGCGCAGCGCATCGCGCCCGAGTCGCGGATCGTGTACGTCGACAACGACCCCATCGTGCTGGCGCACGCCCGCACGCTGCTGACCGGCACCGCCGAGGGCGTCACCGACTACATCGACGCCGATGTGCACGACCCGGCCGCGATCCTTCGACGGGCGGCGGGCACCCTGGACTTCACGCGTCCGGTCGCGGTGATGATGCTGGGCATCCTGAACTTCGTCCTCGATGTGGAGGCGGCCCGGGAGATCGTGCGCAAGGTCATGGCCGACCTGCCCTCCGGCAGTTTCCTGGTGCTGACGCACCCCACCCACGACAGCGCGGTGGGCGGCGAGGGCCAGATCCCGGCGATGAAGTTCTGGAACGAGAACGCCAAGCCGCCGATCACCGCCCGCAGCGGCGCGGAGATCGCCGCGTTCTTCGAGGGTCTTGAGCTGCTGGAGCCGGGTCTGGTGTCGTGCTCGCGCTGGCGCGGCGAGGCCGACTCCCTCGCCGTGGTGCCGCAGTACGGCGCGGTGGCCGTGAAACCCTGA
- a CDS encoding Cof-type HAD-IIB family hydrolase, whose translation MPYSHAARPPAPEPSAGPADIRLVVTDMDGTLLDDDKKVPDGLWDTLARLRERGVLFSPASGRQYATLAAEFAQVADGMVFIAENGTYVVRDGAELSSDPLDPGAVARVIEAVRGLAAGGVDMGAVVCGKRSAYVERADEPFLAEVARYYVRHRVVEDVTAVDDDILKVALFDFGSVEESTAPALAPFADTHQVVVSGEHWVDVMNRTANKGAALRRLQRELGITPAQTMVFGDYLNDLEMLDAAHWSFAMAGAHPEVVRRARHLAPSNNDNGVLRTIARVLDL comes from the coding sequence ATGCCCTACTCGCACGCCGCCCGTCCGCCCGCTCCCGAGCCGTCGGCCGGCCCCGCCGACATACGCCTGGTCGTCACCGACATGGACGGCACACTGCTCGACGACGACAAGAAGGTGCCCGACGGACTGTGGGACACGCTGGCGCGACTGCGGGAGCGCGGGGTGCTGTTCAGCCCGGCGAGCGGACGCCAGTACGCCACGCTGGCCGCCGAGTTCGCGCAGGTCGCCGACGGGATGGTGTTCATCGCCGAGAACGGCACCTACGTGGTGCGCGACGGCGCGGAGCTGAGCTCCGACCCGCTGGACCCCGGCGCGGTCGCGCGGGTGATCGAGGCCGTGCGCGGGCTCGCGGCCGGCGGCGTCGACATGGGCGCCGTGGTGTGCGGCAAGCGGTCCGCGTACGTCGAGCGGGCCGACGAGCCCTTCCTGGCCGAGGTCGCCCGGTACTACGTACGCCACCGGGTCGTCGAGGACGTCACCGCCGTCGACGACGACATCCTCAAGGTCGCCCTGTTCGACTTCGGGTCCGTCGAGGAGAGCACCGCCCCGGCGCTGGCGCCCTTCGCGGACACCCACCAGGTCGTCGTCTCCGGCGAACACTGGGTCGACGTCATGAACCGCACCGCCAACAAGGGCGCCGCGCTGCGCCGTCTCCAACGCGAGCTGGGCATCACCCCCGCGCAGACCATGGTGTTCGGCGACTACCTCAACGACCTGGAGATGCTGGACGCCGCCCACTGGTCGTTCGCCATGGCGGGCGCCCACCCGGAGGTCGTCCGCCGGGCCCGCCACCTCGCGCCCTCCAACAACGACAACGGGGTGCTGCGCACCATCGCCCGCGTCCTGGACCTCTGA